The genomic stretch AATTCCGCATTTATCGTTTTTACTAAACTCGATTTGCCGCTTCCGACCTTACCGATTAGGTATATAAACTCGCCTTTATCTACTGCAAGATTCACCCCCGAAAGCACGAGGTTTTCGTTTTGAAAGATGTTGGCACTCTTAATTTCGATAATTGTGTCTAGCGACATAAGCGTTTTTCTGTTGATGATAGTTCCTTATTAAAGGAGATTGCTACTTTTGTTGAGCTAAAATTAGAAATAAAAATTGCATCCGTGAGTTATTAAGAGAAAAAGGATGATTGTTTCTTTCATTTTGCTACTTTTAAACTCAATTGCATAAAAAACTAATTCTATATGGCCATCAGGAAGAAGATTGTTTTCTTGTTTATGCTCTTGCTTGCCGGTTCGGCTACTTTTGGACAGCAAACGGCTAGTTATACCCATCCCGATAAGTTATACAATCGGGCATTGGAACTATTCAACAAGGATAAATATGCTGCTGCTCAGAAGCAGTTCATCTTGTCATCGAAAGAGTATGCCGGTGAAAATACGCAGAAACTTGCTCTTTCGGAGTTTTACAAGGCCCTATGTGCGGTAAGGCTCTTTAATGACGATGCCGAGTTTTTAATCACCTCCTTCATTACCAACTTTCCCGAGAATCAAAAGGTAAATGAGGCTTACTTTGAACTGGCTAAGCTGCGCTATCGCCAAGAACGCTATGCCGACGCCATCACTTGGTTCGATAAAGTTGATCATAATGGTCTAACCGAAGAGGATCGAGCTGAGTTTTTCTTTAAACTGGGTTACGCCTGCTTTTCTCTGAATAACTACGAGCGGGCCTCTAAGTCTTTCTTCGAGGTGAAGGATACCGACAATAAATTTAATTCGCCGGCAACTTACTACTACTCTCATATTGCCTACCTACAACAAAACTATGCTACTGCTTTAAAGGGTTTTGAACGTTTGAAGGACGATGAAGTTTTTGCCCCAATGGTGCCTTACTATATTGTTGAAATCTACTTTTTGCAGAAGAATTACAGCAAGGTGATAGAATATGGCCCTGAGGTCTTGACTGGTGCCTCCGAAAAACGAGCACCTGGTGTGGCACGTTTTATTGGTGAATCCTATTACCGCAGCAAACAGTTTCCGGAAGCCTTGCCCTATCTCGAAAAGTTCCTAGCCGGGACTCAGAATCCCAGCCGCGACGACAGTTACCTTGTGGGGATAGTTTACTACAAGGCCGGCGATTTTGCTAAAGCCGCTCCTTTGCTCGAGAAGGCCACCGCTGGCGAAGACACACTAAGCCAAAATGCGGCCTACCATCTTGCCGATTGCTATGTAAAACTAGGCGATAAAAGCAAAGCGCGTGCGGCCTTTTCGCTTGCAGCCAAGAATAACTTCGATCCTGCAATTCGCGAGGATGCGCTCTTCAACTTTGCAAAGATCACCTACGATCTTTTTTACTCGCCATTCAACGAGGCTATCGATGCGCTGAATACATACATAAAGGAGTATCCAAATACGCCCCGCACCGATGAGGCTTATCGTTACCTTGCCATTGCCTATACCAACACCAAGAACTACACTGGTGCATTAGATGCAGTGCTGAAAATTGTAAAACGGGATGCCACCATAAATGAAGCCATTCAGAAAGTGGCTTACTTTAGAGGTCTTGAACTCTTTCAGAATTTGAACTTTAGCGAGGCTATAGCGAAATTCTCCATATCGCTCGAGAATCAATCCTACAACAAAACATTGGCTGCCCAAGCGCTCTATTGGCGAGGTGAGGCATACTACCGACTTGGCGATTATGTTAACGCCTCTTCCGACTATAGCCAGTTTGTACTCAGCCCTGGATCATTTTCGCTTCCAGAGTTCAATCAGGCTCATTACGGCATGGGCTACGCATGTTTCAAGTTGAAAGACTATGAGAATGCCATTGTTTGGTTTCGGAAATACTTAGCCTTTGCAGTTAAGGCAAAAGATCGGTTTATGGGAGATGCCTATAACCGTACCGGTGACTCTTACTTTATGCTTCGCCGCTTCTGGTTGGGAATCGATTACTACGACAAATCGCTAGAAACGGGATTGTATGACCCGGACTATGCTCTCTTTCAACGTGGCTTCTCACTTGGTTTGCTCGACCGACCAGAAAAGAAGCGGGAGTCGCTCATTTCTTTGGTTGATAAGTTTCCTTTATCACCCTATGTGGATGATGCCCTGTATGAGTTGGGCCGAACCAGCAACATGCTTCAGGATAAGGTTGCCGCTCAAAAATACTATTCAAAACTAATTGTAGAATATCCTGGTAGCAGTTACTATGTAAAGGCGCTTGTGGAAATGGGGCTGCTGAGCTATAATAGCGATGATGATGCAAAGGCGTTGGAATACTATCAGCGGGTTGTTGAGGAGTATCCTGGGTCGCCCGAGGCAAAGAACGCATTGCTAGGAATTAAAAATATATATGTCGATCGCAACCAAACGGATGCATACTTTGCATATACCAATAAACTTGGTGCATTCGCAGTTGTTGGACAAGCCGAGCGGGACTCGTTAACTTATTTAGGTGCCGAAAAAGTTTATATGAGTGGCGATTGCGAGAAATCTACTGCTAGTCTCAATAAGTATTTGGATGAATTTCCCAATGGAGGATTTGTAATAAACGCCAATTTCTATCTCGGCGATTGTGCAATGCGCAGCTCAGACTATGTGAAGGCCCTTGGTTACTTCTCGACAGTTGCCAGTAAACCTCGTAGCCCTTTTTCGGAGCAAGCGTTACTTGGTGCTGGTTCAGTGTCGTTCGCCCTCGAAAAGTATACCGATGCGCTTAACTTTTATCAGCAACTCGAATCCCAAGCCGAATTGAAACAGAATTTACTCGAGGCGCGTGTTGGTATGTTGAGGAGTGCCGTTAAGTTACAGAAGAATGAGAATATTGTTGTAGCCGCCGATAAGCTGCTCGCCACCGAAAAAGTTACTGAAGAAATGGTGCGGGAAGCACGGTTTAATAAGGCACAAGCACTGATGGCGCTGAATCGACTCGATCAAGCTTTCGACCAGTTTTCGGCAGTAGCCGCGAGCGTTAAGAGTAAGGAAGGAGCCGAATCTAAATTCCATATGGCTGAAATTCTCTTTATGCAAGCCAAATACGATAAGGCTGAGCAGGAAGTATTCTCCTTCGCTGAGAAAAATTCACCTCATCAATACTGGATGGCCAAGAGCTTTATTCTGCTTGCTCAGATCTACGTTCAAAAGAATGATCTTTTCCAAGCTAAGGCTACGCTTCAAAGTGTAATTGACGGCTATGCAAACAGTACCGATGGTATTATCGATACTGCTTCCGCAATGCTGGTTGATTTGGTGAAACGCGAGAAACAATCGCTCGAACCATCCACTACGGAGTCGGATCAAATTAAGATGGGACAGTAAAAAACAATTAACGTTAATTTGCAGAGGAATGAAACGAATATATATAGCATCAATACTTTCCATCATGAGTTTTGCCTCTTTTGCCCAAGGCAATATTGATAAGGAAGTTCAGGTAGTTAGGGCGTATGATCCAGTGCTCTCCGACGCGTTTAAAATAAATTTACTTCCCTCAATTGCGGATACCGTAAAGTTGATGCCAAACCTATCTTACGCTATCTTCTCGAAGGTTACCAATACCCAATTTAAGGTTTCTCCAATGCCTGCTGCCAAATTAATTGGCGAGCCGGTTTCGGCCATCACGCCCTTCTTTGTGAAGTTGGGGTTGGGTTCCACTATGTCGCCCCTTCTAGAAGCGTATTACGGAAGCGTTCGCAAGTCCGATCTTAACTATGGTGCCTACGTTAGGCACTTCTCCTCGGCGGGCAGGATTAAGCTGGATAATGGAAGCAAGCGCAAGGTGATGCAATCGGAAAGCGCTCTTGGACTAAACGGCAAAAAGATATTGGGGAACTCTGCTTTTGAAGCAAGCATGGATTATAACCGAAATCGGGCTACCTTTTATGGCGTCGATCCTACTTTTGTGGGAAGCATCGAGAATGATTCTTTGAAGCAGGTCACCAACAGGTTCGGGGTTGAATTAGGGTTGCACTCGCTCTATACCGATTCTACTCACTTAAATTACACGGGCAGGGTAGGATACACTTACTTTGGCGATAAGTTTTCCATGTCGGAGAATAATCTCGATATCTCTTTCTCCGGAAATCAGTTTTTCCAAACCGAACGCGTAGGTGGTGAAATACAAATCATGCATATTTCCAAGAGCAGTGAGTTGAGCAAGGAGCCAAACACCGTATTCAGGTTGGCTCCATGGATTGGCCTTTTTGGACCCGATTGGCGCGCAAAGGCAGGGGCTAACTTTGTTTCAAACAGTTGGGGTGGACAGAGTGATGTTTACATTTATCCCTTGGGTGAGATATCTTACGACGTAATCGGACACTACTTTATTCCCTATATCAATATTGGAGGCCATTTGGAGGTTAATAGTTACGAGAAAATTCTAAAGGAGAATCCATATGCTACGCCAGGATTAAACGTCCGAAATACGAACCATAAGTTTTCCTTTGAGGGTGGACTGAAAGGCAAGTTCTCCTCTTCTGTCTCGTTTAATGTGGCCGGTTCATTTTCGCTTTCCGATAGTCTTTACTTCTTTGTGAACAATTTTGCAACCAACCCTAGCACTTTTGGGGTAGTTTACGATAATGCTCAGGTTACCCACTTCTGTGGTGAGCTTGTGGTAGGTGTTTCACATACATTTAGCCTTATCGGTCGTGGAGAGGTGACTCGCTATTCGCTTGACAAAATTTCCAAGCCATGGCAAAAACCATCTTGGGAGATTACCGTATCCTCACTATTCAACCTGAAGGATAAAATCTACATCAAGGCTTCGTTGGTGGGTGTGGGTGAGCGATTTGCTTATGCCGGCGATGGCGGTGTTCCTGGAGATGTAACTTCGGTTAAGTTGGATCCGATTCTCGATCTCAGTTTGGGTCTTGAGTATAGGATTACAAAGGATTTTACAGTGTATACCGATTTTAACAATATAGCGGGTGGAAGTTACTACCAATGGTATCGCTACTCCACATATGGGTTTAATGCCTTAGCAGGTATTACGCTCTCTTTTTAGTTCGCTTTCTGTTGATAAGTTTCCACACACTGTTGTATAACTCTTCTGCTGATAGCGAATATTTTGCTATCTTTGAGGGTTGTATTGAAAAATTAGTTGTTGGTTATTAGCCCATTGATTTTATGAAACGGGCGTAAATGTGAGTTTTCAATGAGTGGTATCGAGAACGAAATGGACAAGGTAATTACGCCGTCCGAAAATATTTCAAATGGCAGCTATTCTGCCGACAGTATTCAGGTTCTTGAAGGACTTGAGGCCGTTCGTGTTCGCCCATCTATGTATATTGGCGACGTTGGCTCTCGTGGATTACACCATCTTGTTTACGAGGTGGTCGATAACTCTATCGACGAGGCAATGGGTGGCTATTGCAAGAACATCGACGTTACTATCAATGAGGATAACTCTATCACCGTTGTTGACGACGGACGGGGTATTCCGGTTGATTTGCATGAGAAGGAGCAGAAATCTGCACTCGAGGTGGTTCTTACCGTACTCCACGCTGGTGGAAAGTTTAACAAGGATAGCTACAAGGTTTCCGGCGGTCTTCATGGAGTTGGTGTTTCTTGTGTGAATGCACTTTCTATTAAGTTAGTGGCAGAGATTCATCGCAATGGTAAAATATATCGACAAGAGTTTAGTGAGGGTAAGCCTCAAACCGGAGTTGTAGTGGTTGGCGAAACCACAAGAACCGGTACTACCATTACATTTAAGCCCGATGCAACTATATTCAACTTGCTTGAGTATAATTCTGAAATTCTAACTTCTCGTCTCCGAGAGTTGGCATTCTTGAATAAGCGCATTCGACTCACCCTTACCGATAGGCGCGAAATTGAAGAGACAGAGGATGGCCCTGTATTCCATAAAGAGGAGTTTTATTCGGAAACTGGTTTAGTTCAGTTTCTTGAATTTCTGGATGCCACTCGTGAAAAGTTGATTGAGATTCCAATCGCCTTTGAGACCGAAAAGAATGGTGTTCCGGTTGAGGTGGCTATTCAGTATAATACCAGCTATAACGAAAACGTTCACTCCTACGTCAATAATATCAATACTATTGAAGGTGGAACGCACCTTACCGGCTTTCGTAGAGGTCTTACTCGTACCCTAAAAAAGTATGCTGAGGATAGTGGTTTACTTAAGGCGGTAAAATTTGAGATCAACGGCGATGACTTCCGTGAAGGACTTACTGCCATTATTTCGGTTAAGGTGGCCGAGCCTCAGTTTGAGGGTCAGACTAAAACCAAGTTGGGTAACTCCGATGTTTCAATTGTAGTGGATCAGGCCGTAAGCATGGCCTTAACCAACTACTTGGAGGAGAATCCTCGTGATGCTAAAATTATTGTTCAAAAGGTTATTCTTGCTGCTACTGCTCGTCATGCTGCCCGTAAGGCGCGTGAGCTCGTTCAGCGCAAGTCTGTACTTTCCGGATCGGGACTTCCCGGTAAACTTGCCGACTGCTCCGAGAGGGATCCTGCTGCTTCCGAGATATTCTTTGTCGAGGGAGATTCTGCAGGTGGAACGGCTAAACAGGGCCGTGACCGGAAATTTCAAGCCATTATGCCTCTCCGTGGTAAAATTCTCAACGTAGAGAAAGCCATGGTTCATAAGATCTTTGAGAACGAAGAAATCAAGAATATATTCACCGCATTAGGTGTTCATATTGGCACCGATGAGGATAGTAAAGCATTAAATGTTGATGGTCTTCGCTATCACAAGGTGATTATTATGACCGATGCCGACGTGGACGGAAGCCACATCGATACCCTTATTATGACCTTCTTCTTCCGCTACATGAATCAGATTATTCAGAACGGTCACCTTTATATTGCCACACCGCCACTTTACCTTATTAAAAAAGGGAAGGAAGAGCGCTACTGCTGGAATGAAGAGGAGCGCGTGAAGTATGTTGAGGAGCTTGGTAAAGGCAAAGAGGGTAGTGTGCATATCCAACGTTATAAAGGTCTTGGAGAGATGAACGCCGAACAACTTTGGGACACTACCATGAACCCCGAAAACAGAATACTACGTCAAATTACCATTTCGAGTGCTGCCGAAGCCGACCGTATCTTCTCTATGCTTATGGGTGACGAAGTTCCACCTCGCCGTGAGTTTATCGAGAAGCATGCAAAATATGCAAGGATCGATAGCTAGGATGTAATGATATTCAATTAAAGAAGGGCGATTCAGTTGAATCGCCCTTCTTTAATTTTCTTCTGGCGTAATTCATTTTTCCAAAAAAGTAAAGGGCTGTTTCTGTCTGCCTGCCACTCGGGTCATATGCACGCCAAATTCCGTGCGGCTTCGTATTGATGTAATCTCCTGCTGTTTCTAACTTTCCATCTGTATTAAATGTGAGCCAATGACCATTCTCTGCCCCATTAATAAAGTAACCTTCGGATTTGGAATGCCCATTTTGGTTATAAACAATCCATAAGCCCGCGTATTTTCCTTCAATAAAATCGCCCTTTGAAAAAATACTTCCAGTGGAATAGAATGCTTGCCAGCAACCTGTCTTAATCCCTTTCCTGTAATTTCCAATTTCTTTTATCAGTCCTGATGCATAGAATTCTGTGAATAATCCATCTAGTTCGCCCGCTGAGTAGTGTGATAATTCTTGGATGTTTCCGTTTTCTAAATAGCTTGAGAGTTCACCCTCAATTTGACCCACAACCATAAGGCTCTTTCGTTTAAGCCCCCCCGACAAGTAGTAGGTGTAGAGCGTGTCGGTCCAACTCCCATTCTTTTTTTTGCCAATTTCCCTCTTTTCCCCGGTGGGATAGTTCGACATGTAGTTCCCCTCCTCAATGCCATTGATCATTTCTCTGTCAATTAGAAGAACACCCTTGTCGTCGAAATCGAGTTGACGGCCCGATTGTAGGCCACTTTTGTATTCGTTTTCGTGCTGTTTTATGCCATTTTCGCGGTAGGTTATTATGACTCCGTTCGGTAAATCAGTAGAGTAGTTGCCAGTTTGAAGTAACAGTTTGTTCGGGCCATATATCCTGAATGGTCCATCTTTTTTATTTTTATTAAACGACCATACTGCTTTAATTTCGCCATTATCATAAAAGGTTTCCCATGTTCCGGTGAGCATATTGTCTGTATACTGGCCACACTGCATCTTTATCCCATTTTCAAAGAAGTAGCAGTATCTTCCAGATTTTAGGGTGTCGGTGCCAACAACTTTTATCTCGTAATGCTCCTTCATGTTTCCAGAAGGGTAGTATGTTTTCTTTCTCTGCTGACCGGAGGCCAGATGTGTAAAAAAAACTCCCCCAATAAGGAGGAGTATGGGTTTTGTTAAATATGCCATAGTCTTTTATTTTACCTCGTAGCGTATTTCCGCTCCTTCAAGGCTAGTTTTGCTGCCATAATCTACAATCGCTGCGATGGAGTAAATACCCTTTGGCAATAGTTCTGGAATAGTGAAAACAACCTCTCTAGTGTTTTTTGGAAATGTTTCAAGTTCCATCTCACTATATTTTTTCTCCTCGAGCGTCTCAAGATTTGTAACCAGCATAAATGTCTTGCAGGAGGTAATGGACTCGCCTAAATTATCAATGGCTCCTGAGAATGTGAGTGTCCCTTGTTTTGTTGCAGGTATTTCCTTGAGGTTGTAAATTTTAACCTGTTGATTAGTATTCGATTTTGGCGTTTGATTTACGGTTATTCCAATTCTACCTGCAAGTTTCATCCCTGCAGAAATTCCTTTGGCAACATTGGCGGCGGTTTGTTCTTGAACTGGTTGAACATAGAGCATACACCACGCAGACATATATTCGTTCGAGGGAACCATCATTGTAACGGTAATTGTCTTTTCTTCGCCAGGGTTTAGATCGAAAAATGAAGGGTTGATGTTCAACCAATTGGCGCAGGTGCGTTTCGTTGTGTTTGGTGGAAGAACATTCTTCCCACCATTTCCGGAGGGTATATAGTCGTAAATTGCAAAAAGGAAGGATTGTTTTTTACTCCCATGGTTTTTCACTGAAATTGTTTTGCTTTGGTTTTCCCCTGGCTCTGCACTGTATAATAGTTTGGCCGGAGCTAGTTCAAAATCCTGAGCAATTAGATGGTTGCCAGTAATAATGGCAAAAAAAACAAAAAAAATGATCCTTTTGATGAATGATGCGTTCATAGAGTTATATTTTGCGTTAAATTTATGCAAAATTTTGTAATTTTAGACAACATTTTATTATTAGGTATAATCTTACCCAACTTGGCATTAGAATTTTTATGGTTAAACGGATATCTTTAATTGCTTGGTTTATCATTCTCAATCTCGTCTGTTTATTTGATGCCAATCTTAATGCTCAGGAGTTGCGGTCGCTTTCAAAGCCACTCCAGAATAAGGTGGAGGAGTATTTAGAGTTGGCTAATCGATATACTGCTGCTGGTAATAACCAACAGGCGGTAATGTATCTTAGTAAAGTGGCTTTTTTATATTGGGAGAATGGACTATTACGAGAAGCTGCTGAACTATTTCTCAAATCGGTTCCTCAAAACGAGAAAGTTGGCAATTATAATGACATTAAAGCCATATATTCGAATGTTGGTTTGATATATTCCGATCTTGATAAGATTGATCTTGCTCAAGATGCCTTTGAAAAAAGCCTTGTTGTCCGTAAAAAACTAGGTAACAGAACGGAAATTTCCTCCGGGATGATTGATGTTGGGTATATTTATATTGTTCAAAAACGACATGAACAATCCATAAAAATTTTAGAAGAAGCACTTTCTATTGCGACTGACCTTGATGATGCTCGTTTAATTTCGAATGCTTGTCGTCTGCTGGGTATTGCATACGATGCTCGTGGTATGGTTGCAAAGGCAAGGGATTATGAAGCAAAGTATCTGACCTATAAGCGACTTTTTGAATCGAAAACGGTTAAAGAGGAGTATGAAGCTAAGGTAGGCAAAACAATGGCCGAAACCGAGCGAGAACGTATTGAAAAGCGTGCGAAGCAGCTGGAACTAGACCTGCAGAAGTTGACTGCTGCTGCTGCCCAAGATTCTCTAGGTTCTGTTGTAAAAGCTACCGAAGATTCTCTGCGCAATGCAGAGCGTTTGAGCCGCCAGCGGCAGTTGGAAATTGGGCTTCTCAACAAGGAGAAAGCTATTAAGGAGTTGGCCCTTAAAGAGAAAGAAGCGGTCCAGAAAAATCAACAGCTGATAATATACTCTATACTCGGAGGAATGCTGCTACTGATTATATTGGCGGTAGTTATGCTGTACGGGTATCGATCCAAGCAGCGTGCCAATAATCGACTAGAAAGTCAAAACCGAGAGATTGGAGCCCAACGCGACCATATTCGTAAGCAAAATGAGAACATCACCAAGAGTATAAACTACGCGCAGGGTATTCAAAAGGCACTTTTGCCGTCGCAAGATACGTTAGTGGGTTTTCTTGAGGATTCGTTTATTTTCTTTCGTCCCCGCGATTTGGTTAGTGGTGATTACTATTGGTTTGCCCCAATTCTTAGTGGGGACGATTACTACGAGCCGGGTAGAGGGAAGTTTGCCATTGCAGCCATCGACTGTACTGGGCATGGCGTGCCGGGGGCGTTCCTTTCCATGATTGGTTATAATCTGTTGAATGAAATTATTCGTGCAGGAATACATACGCCAAGCCTTATTCTACAGCGATTAAATCAAGATATTCGCAGGGTTTTGCGCCAAGACGAAACCGATAATCGCGATGGTATGGATATGACTCTCTGTGTTATCGACTTCGACAAGAATGTTTTGGAGTATGCTGGAGCTAAAAATCCCTTGCTCTATATTAAAAATGGAGAGATGATTCGGATTAAGGGCGACAAAGAGCCAGTGGGCGGATTTCATACCGAGCAGTTGCGCACGTTTACTAATCACACCATTGATATTGATGGACCAACCTATTTTTATCTCTTCTCCGATGGGTATGCCGACCAATTTGGCGGACCAGCAGGCATAAAAATCATGCTGAAAAGTTTCCAAGATATGCTTTTTGAGAACCATCAGAAATCAATGGAAGATCAGAAGGCTATTTTGAGGAATCACTTAATAAACTGGATAGGCAGCGATTTTAAACAGGTGGACGACGTTTTAGTGATGGGATTTAAGTTGGGGTAGTTCAACAAATACAGTCTATTCATCAACGTTTAATAGTTTTAGTTGTCAGATAAATAAACTTTACGTATAATTACTAAGTTAAATTTAAACCTTCACGCTATGAAAAAGTTATTATTAGTCTCATTGGCAATAATTTCGATTACAGTTGCAAAAGCGCAGCCTGTCTCGGATATTGCCATTATCCCCATTGGGGTGTCTCTAAATTCAATACTTCGACTCCAAGTTGTTTCGGGTGGAAATGTTGAGTTTGTTGTTAACACCATCGCTCAGTATACCGCAGGAATACTCACCGGCCCTGCAACAACAACTACTTTTACAGTAGCTTCGTCTGTTAATTACGAAGTGAACTTGTATGCAGAAAGTGATTTAACTGGAAATGATATTGGTTTAACTATTCCTGCCGCAAATATCGGGTATCTAACAACATTAACAGGAACAGGAGCACCCGCTAATTATGTTATTGCTATCACTGCTAAACCACTCCTTATTGGTAAGGGTGCTATTGGAGGGCTTACTGCTATTATTAAAAACGCAGTAGGTGTTTCGATTGCTGGTAATACTGCGGCTAATACTTTTACTATTGGTTGGTCGCTGGCTGATGGATTTGTTGGCTCTGCCGGTACATTGCTTTCTCAAAACATAACCCCAGACAGATATGCTGTAAATGCATTCTTAGATTTGGATGGATTGTAAGAGATGATTTGGGCTATCCATTAATATTTGTTGATGGATAGCCTTTTTTTACATTTTTTTAATTGGTTTAAATGGTGCTGTACCGCCTACTTATACGCTATACCGTAATATTGTTTCTTCTTTTCTGTGGTTCATTAAAAGGCCTGCACGGTCAAACCATGGGGGTTGTTGTAGTTAGTGGCGGCACGGTACAATTTCAGTTCAATTCATATCAAAAGATTAAAGACGGTATTAGTTATCCTAACTATTCTAGGGTGAAGATTTACTCAATAAATGTGGATCCAGCTTGTAAAGGTTGGAAGTTGTATTGCAAGTCGAATAGTTTAGTTTTAAGTGACGATGGTTTTTCTTCCTTATCTCTAAGTTACGTAAAAGTAACTCCAAAATTTGAATCAAGTGATTTTCCCGGAGGTACAGTTGTTTATCCCGGTTTTATTCTCAGTGATATAGGTGTTGGAAATGTAATTGCAGAAAGCACTACAGTGGGGCTTTATAATGCAAAAAAAGCTATGATTGTTCTCGATATCGCTTTTGCTACATCGCCGGGGTTTGTCGGGTTAATTGACGTTAAATCTGGTTATTATTATTTGGATCTTGTATTTAAAATAGAAGAAATATTTTAATCAATATGTTTCGAAAATGGACTGTTGTAGTTTCATTCTTTATAGCGTTGCTTTGTAATGGAGCGGCAATGGGACAATACTTTCTTTTTCGTAATAATGATAAAGTAGCCATAGATATTAGTTTTGCCATTAGTAATCAAGAGTTGAACAAGGAATTGTTTTTTAACGTTCTAAAGGTCAAGAATACTGATGCCTCAGCTTCAACTTTTGTCGTAGATTTTACGGCTCCCAGTGGCTGGCAGATAATTGGGGAAATTTCTCGGGAAATAACGCTAGCCGCTTACGATTCTATTTTAATTCCAATCCGAATTGCTGTGCCAAAAGAGGCAAAAGGGGAAGTTGCGTATTCAATAATTGCAACAATAAAGGATAGGTCAGGGAATGTTGTGAAAAATGAGTATTGTTACGTTAAAATTCCGAAAAGTAAGGATTTGTCCGTCAGGTTTTTGGATAGATATATCTTTATTTCATCCAATGAAACTAAATCGGAGTTTCGTTTGCAATGTAAAAATAATGGTAACCAAGCGGAACAATTATATTTTAATATGGAGTCTGGGCGAGGACTTGTATTTGCACGATCATACGCTCAAAACTTATCTTCTGATATAAATTTGCCTCCATTTACTGATACTATTATTAGTTTTCCTGTTATCATGAATGTCAGTGATAAACAGCTTAGTCAAGGTTTTTTTGCTGTTAATGTAAAAGCGTCTACTCAGGATACTTCATTT from Williamwhitmania taraxaci encodes the following:
- a CDS encoding tetratricopeptide repeat protein, which produces MAIRKKIVFLFMLLLAGSATFGQQTASYTHPDKLYNRALELFNKDKYAAAQKQFILSSKEYAGENTQKLALSEFYKALCAVRLFNDDAEFLITSFITNFPENQKVNEAYFELAKLRYRQERYADAITWFDKVDHNGLTEEDRAEFFFKLGYACFSLNNYERASKSFFEVKDTDNKFNSPATYYYSHIAYLQQNYATALKGFERLKDDEVFAPMVPYYIVEIYFLQKNYSKVIEYGPEVLTGASEKRAPGVARFIGESYYRSKQFPEALPYLEKFLAGTQNPSRDDSYLVGIVYYKAGDFAKAAPLLEKATAGEDTLSQNAAYHLADCYVKLGDKSKARAAFSLAAKNNFDPAIREDALFNFAKITYDLFYSPFNEAIDALNTYIKEYPNTPRTDEAYRYLAIAYTNTKNYTGALDAVLKIVKRDATINEAIQKVAYFRGLELFQNLNFSEAIAKFSISLENQSYNKTLAAQALYWRGEAYYRLGDYVNASSDYSQFVLSPGSFSLPEFNQAHYGMGYACFKLKDYENAIVWFRKYLAFAVKAKDRFMGDAYNRTGDSYFMLRRFWLGIDYYDKSLETGLYDPDYALFQRGFSLGLLDRPEKKRESLISLVDKFPLSPYVDDALYELGRTSNMLQDKVAAQKYYSKLIVEYPGSSYYVKALVEMGLLSYNSDDDAKALEYYQRVVEEYPGSPEAKNALLGIKNIYVDRNQTDAYFAYTNKLGAFAVVGQAERDSLTYLGAEKVYMSGDCEKSTASLNKYLDEFPNGGFVINANFYLGDCAMRSSDYVKALGYFSTVASKPRSPFSEQALLGAGSVSFALEKYTDALNFYQQLESQAELKQNLLEARVGMLRSAVKLQKNENIVVAADKLLATEKVTEEMVREARFNKAQALMALNRLDQAFDQFSAVAASVKSKEGAESKFHMAEILFMQAKYDKAEQEVFSFAEKNSPHQYWMAKSFILLAQIYVQKNDLFQAKATLQSVIDGYANSTDGIIDTASAMLVDLVKREKQSLEPSTTESDQIKMGQ
- a CDS encoding TonB-dependent receptor, producing the protein MKRIYIASILSIMSFASFAQGNIDKEVQVVRAYDPVLSDAFKINLLPSIADTVKLMPNLSYAIFSKVTNTQFKVSPMPAAKLIGEPVSAITPFFVKLGLGSTMSPLLEAYYGSVRKSDLNYGAYVRHFSSAGRIKLDNGSKRKVMQSESALGLNGKKILGNSAFEASMDYNRNRATFYGVDPTFVGSIENDSLKQVTNRFGVELGLHSLYTDSTHLNYTGRVGYTYFGDKFSMSENNLDISFSGNQFFQTERVGGEIQIMHISKSSELSKEPNTVFRLAPWIGLFGPDWRAKAGANFVSNSWGGQSDVYIYPLGEISYDVIGHYFIPYINIGGHLEVNSYEKILKENPYATPGLNVRNTNHKFSFEGGLKGKFSSSVSFNVAGSFSLSDSLYFFVNNFATNPSTFGVVYDNAQVTHFCGELVVGVSHTFSLIGRGEVTRYSLDKISKPWQKPSWEITVSSLFNLKDKIYIKASLVGVGERFAYAGDGGVPGDVTSVKLDPILDLSLGLEYRITKDFTVYTDFNNIAGGSYYQWYRYSTYGFNALAGITLSF
- the gyrB gene encoding DNA topoisomerase (ATP-hydrolyzing) subunit B, with the protein product MDKVITPSENISNGSYSADSIQVLEGLEAVRVRPSMYIGDVGSRGLHHLVYEVVDNSIDEAMGGYCKNIDVTINEDNSITVVDDGRGIPVDLHEKEQKSALEVVLTVLHAGGKFNKDSYKVSGGLHGVGVSCVNALSIKLVAEIHRNGKIYRQEFSEGKPQTGVVVVGETTRTGTTITFKPDATIFNLLEYNSEILTSRLRELAFLNKRIRLTLTDRREIEETEDGPVFHKEEFYSETGLVQFLEFLDATREKLIEIPIAFETEKNGVPVEVAIQYNTSYNENVHSYVNNINTIEGGTHLTGFRRGLTRTLKKYAEDSGLLKAVKFEINGDDFREGLTAIISVKVAEPQFEGQTKTKLGNSDVSIVVDQAVSMALTNYLEENPRDAKIIVQKVILAATARHAARKARELVQRKSVLSGSGLPGKLADCSERDPAASEIFFVEGDSAGGTAKQGRDRKFQAIMPLRGKILNVEKAMVHKIFENEEIKNIFTALGVHIGTDEDSKALNVDGLRYHKVIIMTDADVDGSHIDTLIMTFFFRYMNQIIQNGHLYIATPPLYLIKKGKEERYCWNEEERVKYVEELGKGKEGSVHIQRYKGLGEMNAEQLWDTTMNPENRILRQITISSAAEADRIFSMLMGDEVPPRREFIEKHAKYARIDS
- a CDS encoding toxin-antitoxin system YwqK family antitoxin; translated protein: MAYLTKPILLLIGGVFFTHLASGQQRKKTYYPSGNMKEHYEIKVVGTDTLKSGRYCYFFENGIKMQCGQYTDNMLTGTWETFYDNGEIKAVWSFNKNKKDGPFRIYGPNKLLLQTGNYSTDLPNGVIITYRENGIKQHENEYKSGLQSGRQLDFDDKGVLLIDREMINGIEEGNYMSNYPTGEKREIGKKKNGSWTDTLYTYYLSGGLKRKSLMVVGQIEGELSSYLENGNIQELSHYSAGELDGLFTEFYASGLIKEIGNYRKGIKTGCWQAFYSTGSIFSKGDFIEGKYAGLWIVYNQNGHSKSEGYFINGAENGHWLTFNTDGKLETAGDYINTKPHGIWRAYDPSGRQTETALYFFGKMNYARRKLKKGDSTESPFFN